CGGCCGGCCCGCGACTACAAGGCGGACCGGCTGCACGGGCTGGCCGCCGACCGGACCATCGCGGTGGTCGTCGACGACGATCCGGACGTGGTGCGGCGGCTGAAACGGGACGGTTTCCCGGTGCGGCTGGCCGACTGGGTGCCGCACGAGAAGACGCTGCGGCAGGCACAGGAGCGCGACGGGCGTACCTGAAGCGGGTGCGCCGGTGCTCGTCGGCGCCGGCCACCCGCCCGGTATCCGTCTTACTTGGTGGTGCGCCGTTACTTGGTGGTGCGCCGTTACTTGGCGGCGCGGCTTTACTTGGCGGTGCGGCTTTACTTGGCGGCGCGGCTTTACTTGGTGGCGCGGCCGGTCAGCTTGTCGCGGAGCCGGTCGACCAGGCCGACGCCCGGTCCGACCAGCTTGTGGAAGAGCTCGCTGTTCGGCGCGCCCGGGTGCGGCCGGGTCGGCGCCAGCTTCTTCGCGGTCTCCACCTTGCCGGCCAGCTCGGCCAGCTCGTCCCGCGGGATGAGCCGGCGCAGCTGCGGGAACTGCTCCGACTCCTCGTCCTGCACGTGGTCGGCGAGCACCGTCTCGAGCTTGCGCAGCTTGGTCTCGAACTCGGCGCCGGACACGTCGACGTCCTCGAGCGCCTTCATCGTCGCCTCGAGCTCCTTGTGCTCCTCGATGTCGTGCTCGACGGCCTTCTCGCCCTCCGGCAGGTACTTCTTCATCGCCGGGTAGATGTACATCTCCTCGGCGACGGCGTGCCGCACCAGCTCGCTGATCGCGGTGTCGGTCAGGTCGCGACGGATCATCGGGTCGGCGACCTGCCAGATCTCTCCGATCAGCGCGGTCACGTCACGGTGGTCGCTGATCAGCACGTCGAACACGTCGGCGCGGGCCGTGTCAGTCACAATCTCCTCCAGGGATCACATCCATCAGACCTGCCACCGCATACCCAGGAACCGCTCCGTTAGTCACGCCGCCGGCTGGTGCCGCGGCTTCGCCGCCGGGACGTGTCGCGGGTTCACGGCCGGACCTACCCCGGCGTCACGGCCAGACCTACCCCGGCGTCACGGCCAGACCTACCCCGGCGTCACGGCCAGACCTACCCCGGCGTCACGGCCAGACCTACCCCGGCGTCACGGCCGGACCTACCGCGGCTTCGCGGCCGGGCCGCCGGTCGCGGTGGCGGATGATCGCGGTCAATGCGGAGTTGCGGCCGGTCGCGGTCCGCTGTCCGCGCGGTCCGCCCTTTCCAGTACGCCCGCGGCACCCGGCTGGTCGTGATGGTGGTGTGAGCGGCGCTGATACCACCACGGGCGCCAGCCCCGCCGCCGTGGCGTGCCTGCACCTGCGCACTTCCCGTGAGCCTGCGGCTGGCCGTCACGGTGGTATCCCGGCACGCGACACCACCCAGAGCACCAGCCGCCCCACCCGGCTGGCCGTCACGGTGGTCTCCGAGCACGGCAGACCACCCTGAGCACTAGCCACGGAAACTGGCTGGGCAGGACGGTGGCATCCCGACACGGCAGACCACCCTGAGCACCAGCCACGGGGACCGGGCTGGCCGTCACGGTGGTATCCGAGCACGGCAGACCACCGTCAGCACCAGCCGCCACACCCGGCTGGCCGTCACGGTGGTCTCCGAGCACGGGAGACCACCCTGAGCACCAGCCACGGGGACCCGGCTGGACAGGACGGTGGTGTGAGGGCTTGGGAGACCACCGTGAGCACCAGCCACGGGGACCCGGCTGGACAGGACGGTGGTGTGAGGGCTTGGGAGACCACCGTGAGGGCCAGCCACGGGGAGCTGGCTGGACAGGACGGTGGTGTGAGGGCTTGGGAGACCACTGTGCGGGCCGGCTGCGGGACGGATGGGGCGTGGACATGGGGAGTGGGGGCGGGTGAGGATCCCGGGGTGCGGTGGGTGATGACGGGGCGGGGGTTGCGGCGGTGGGTGATGACGGGGCGGGGGTTGCGGCGGTGGGCGATCCACGCGTTCGCGGCGTTCGGGGTGGTGGCGCTGCTGCTGCAGTCCTATCAGGCGGTGTGGGACAGGCCGCTGTGGCCCGGGCACGCGGGGACGGTAGCGGCCGCTGTCGCGATCGGCTCCCTGGGGTACGGCCTGGTCCGCACCCGCCCCGCGACGGCAGTGGTCCGGGAGTTGAAGCGACCCGGGTGCCGGATCGAGGTGGTGCCCGGTGACCTGTTCGAGCAGGACGACGCGCACCTCGTGATCGGGTTCACCGACACCTTCGACACCGACGTCACCGACGACCGGGTGGTGCAGGCCGGCAGCGTGCAGGGACAGTTCCTGACCCGGGTCTACGGCGGTGACCGGGAACGCCTCGACGCCGACCTGGACAAGCTGCTGGCCGAGGAGCCGGTGGTGACCGAGTTGACGCGCGCCACCAAGCCGTACGGAAAACTGCGCCGTCATCTCGTCGGGACCGTTCTGGTGCTCGGGGACCCGCGCCGGCATTTCTTCGCTGTCGCCTACAGCCGGATGGGGCCGAACCTGGTCGCCCAGTCGTCGGCGGACCAGCTGTGGCAGAGCCTGAGCCGGCTGTGGGCCGCCGTGCACGAGCACGGGCAGCGGCGCCCCCTGGCGATGCCGGTGGCCGGCGCCACGCTGGCCCGGGTGGACGCGCTCGATCGGGAGGCGCTGCTGCGGCTGATCCTGCTGTCCTTCGTGGCCGCCTCCCGCGATCACCTGATCACCACCCGGCTGCGCGTGGTGCTGCGCCCGGACGAGTTCGCCGAGGTGAACCGCGCCGAGCTGCAGGCGTTCCTGGACGCGATCTGAGCGCGAGCGGGCGTTGCCCGGTGGGACCGGGCGTGATTGAGTGGACACGCCACGACATCCTGGGGGCTTTCGTGACCGCAGCCGCCTCCCGCCGGCCGAACCCCTGGGCCCCCGGCACCTTCCTCGGCAGCCTTCCCGCCGAGGTCGCCCTGGCCCTGGTCGCCGGCAGTGTGAAGCGTCAGTTCGCCGCCGGCCGCGCGCTGCTGCGCGAGGGCACCCGGGACACCCACGTCTTCCTGCTGATCCGCGGCTTCGTCAAGGCGACCACGGCTGTCGACGGGGTGGAGACGCTGCTCGGCATCCGGATTCCCGGCGAGGTGGTCGGTGAGATCGGGGCGCTGACCGGCGAGCCGCGCACCGCGACGGTGACCGCGTGCGGGCCGGTCACCGCCGGGCAGGTCAGCCGCGCCGAGTTCGAGGCGTTCCTGCGGCGGCGGCAGGACGCGTCGGCGCTGGTGGTCACGGCGATGGGCCGGCAGCTGCGGTGGGCGAACCGGCGGCGGGTGGACTTCGCCGCGTTCCCCGCGCACATCCGGCTGGCCCGGTTGCTCGCCGAGATCGCCGACGTGTGCGGGCGGCCGCGGCCGGACGGCAGCGTCGAGATCGCGGTGCCGCTGAGCCAGCCGGACCTGGCCTCGATGATCGCCATCGCCCAGGCGACGGTGCAGAAGGCGCTGCACGAGCTGCGCGACCGCGGGCTGATCGCCACCGGTTACCGCCGGCTGATCATCACCGATCTGGAGAAACTGCGGGTCGCCGCCGAACTGTGACCGGTAATTCCGCCAGACCCCCTATTTGTAGGAGATCCGGTCGGTGCGGTGAGCCCACTATCGGGCGGTGAGGGTCGCGGCGCCGGTTCGCGAAACCGGACAACCGGCCGATAACCGATGTCATCCCGGCGAGTGTGACAGGCCGGACGACGAGTGGGTAAACCCCTTGAGGCAATTAACTTGATCACTCCAGCGGACCACAATCGGCAGTCCACCCTCGGAATCCGGCGAGCACGCGAGGGAGCACATCCTGGACACCCACGACCACGGCGGGGAACCGTCGTGAGCGGCCACATCGTCGGCCGCGCCGGTGAGCTCGCGGTACTGCGCCAGGCACTCGACGACACCAAGGACGGCCGCGGTGGCTGCCACGTCGTCGTCGGGCCGCCCGGGATCGGCAAGTCCCGGCTGCTGCTGGCGGCCGGTGACCACGCCGACGAGCGGGACATCGCGGTCGCCGCCCGCGAGGCGTTCCGGCACGATCTCGCCGCGCCGCTGGTCACCCTGGCCGGCGCGCTGCGCGCGTGCAGCCCGCCGACCGGCGACTTCGCCTGGTTGTCCGGCGTGGACGACCAGCCGGCCGGGAACTACGCCAAGATCCTCCGGTTGCGTGACTCGCTGGAGCGGTTCGCCGCCGCCCAGCCGCTGCTCATCGTGATCGACGACGCGCACTGGATGGACGAGCTGAGCGCGCTCGCCGTCCGCGAGCTGGTGCCGGCGCTCGCCTCGTTCCCGATCCGCTGGCTGCTGGCCAGCCGCACCCAGCCGGGCGACACCCCGGGCGGGCAGACGCTGAGCTGGCTGTCGCAGCGCGGCACCGCCATCCACCTGGACGTGCTCGACGACGAGGCGACCGAGCGGCTGTGCACCGAGCGGATCGGCGCCCGGGTAGACAACACGGTGCTGGCCCTGGTCGCCGGCTGCGGCGGATACCCGCTGCGGATCGAGCAGCTGCTGGACGCGCTGGTGGCCACCAAGCAGATCATGATCGCCGACGGGATCGCCACGGTGGTCGGCGAGGACCTGCCGTCCAGCTTCGTCGCCACGGTCCGGGAGATGGTCGGCAGCCTCTCCCCCGACGCGCAGCGGCTGCTGCGCTCGGCGTCGGTGCTGGACCGGCCGTTCGACATCGAGAGCGCGGCGCGGCTGATGGGCAGCACCGACCCGGCCGAGCTGTTCGGGCTGATTGACGAGGTGACCACGTCCGGCCTGCTGGTCGAGGACCAGGACGGGCTGGTGTTCCGGCACGCGCTGGTGCACCAGGCGGTGCAGAACAGCCTCGGGAACTCCCAGGCACGGCTGCTGCACGGCAAGGCGGCGGTGCTGGCCCGGGAGCACGGCCGCCCCACCGCGGAGATCGCGGGTCATCTGTTGCGCAGTGGGCGGGTCGGCGCCGGGGCGGCTGTCGACATGCTGCGCGGCACGGCCGCCGGGGTCGCGGCAACGGCCCCGGCGACTGCCGCCGACCTGATGTGCCAGGCGTTGCAGGCGATCGGCGAGCACGATCCGGCGCGGCCGGCGATCGTCGCGGACACGGTCGGCCTGCTCGCCGCGGCCGGCCGGGTCACCAGGGCACACGAGCTGGGCACCGAGGCGCTGCGCACCGAGCTGGACCCGCCCACCCGGGCGACCGTCCTGCTCGGGCTGGCCGAGGCGTTCCAGCACGCCGGGCGGAACGCCGAGGCCGCCCGGTACGCCGAGGACGGCCTGAACCAGTCGAAGATCGCCGAGGAGGTCCGGGCCCGGCTGCTCGCGATCCGCGCGCACACCGCGTTCGCCCTGGACGACCTGGCCGTGGCGGAGGCCTCCGGCGCCGAGGCGAGCCGGATCGGCCGGGAGCACGAGCCCGGCGCCGCAGTCCTCGGCCTGACCGCGCGCAGCCTGGTGGCCGGGGCCGAGGGCCGCCTCGACGACGCGCTGCGGCACGCGAGCGAGGCCACCGAGCTGGCCGACGCGGCAGGCGGCCCGGCGCCGCACCGGCATCCGCGGCTCTGGCTGGCGAACGCGCTGACCGCGCTGGACCGGTTCGACGAGGCGGAGCAGGCGCTGCGCCACGGCCGGCCGGAATCCGACGCGCTGGGCGCCGCGTGGGCGCAGCCGCTCTGGCACTACTACTGGGCGGCGTTGCTGACCGCCCGGGGCCGGCTCGACGACGCGGTGGCCGAGGCCGACGCCGGGGTGACCACGGCGGAGCAGCTGACCGCGTACCGGCTGGCCGTGCCGCTGCTCGGCACCCTGATCCGGCTGGCGGTGCTGCGCGGCGACCTGCCGCAGGCGCGCGGCCTGCTGGACCGGATGCGACAGCTGCGGGCCACCGGGATCACCGCGGCGCCGGAGGACGCGGCCTGGGCCGAGGCGACACTGCTGTGCGCCGAGGGCGCCGGGCCGGAGGCGTTCGCGCTGATGCGCGGCTTCTACGACACCGCGATCGACCGGCCCACCCTGCTGGTGCGGGATCCCGGCGCCGTCGCCGGCCTGGTGCGGCTGGCCGCGGCGGCCGGGGAGCGGGAACGCGCGGAGGCGGTGGTGGCAAGCGCGGCGCGGCTGGCGCGGCGCAACCCGCTGTCGCACGCCGCGGCCGGGGCGGCCGAGCACGCTACGGGGGTGCTCGGCCGCGACCCGCGCCGGCTGCGGGCCGCGATGACCGAGTTCCGGCTCGGCCGGCGACCGCTGGCCCTCGCCGCTGCCTGCGAGGACGCCGCCGACCTGAGCCGCGCGGCGGGCGACCGGGCCGGCGCGCGGGCCCGCTACGACGAAGCGCTGGCGCTGGTCACCTCGGCCGGCGCGCACGGCGTACGGCGGCGGCTGGAGTCCGGCCTGGGCGTCTGGCTCGGGGTCAGCGCGCCGGAGCCGGCCCCGGGCCGGCACGGGACCGGCCTGCCCGGGCTCTCCCCCGCGGAACGCCCGGTGGCGCTGCTGGTGGCCCGGGGCATGACCAACATCGTGGTGGCCCGGCAGCTGAACCTCTCCCCGCACACGGTGGACAGTCACCTCCGGAAGATCTTCATGAAGCTGGACATCCGCAGCCGCGTCGAGCTGGCCGCCCTGGTCGCCCGGGAGTGCCCGGACTAGCACCGGTTCGCCGGACGCGGCCGCCTCGGCGCCGGGCGCTAATCCCGAGGACGCGTGATGTGCCGCGCCGGCCGGCCGGCCAAGGATGGCGGTAGGTGTCGCCGACGTGCCGGGAAGGACCGGAATTGATCAGTACGACCGTATCCCGCACCCCGGTGCTCGTGGTCGGCGCCGGCCCGACCGGCGCCGTGCTCGCCCTGGAACTGGCCCGGCACGGCGTGCCCAGCCTGGTCGTCGAACGCGCCTCCCGCCCACCACACCACCCCGAGCTCAACCTGGTCGGCGGCCACACCCTGGACCTGTTGCGCCGGCTCGGCGTGGCGGAGCGCATCCTCGCCGCCGGCCTGGACCCGGACGGTCACGACACCGCGGTGTGGAGCCGGTCGATCGGCCGCCGGCCGGTGGCCACCGCCCCGCTCCCGCCACCCGACCGGCCGGGAGCGGACGGGCCGGGGGTGCTGGTCACCGGCACCGACCTGGTCGTCCGGCTGCGCGAGGCGGCCCGCGCCCACCCGCTCGTCGACCTGCGCGAGGGCTGGATCTTCACCGATCTGCGGCCGGTCACCGGCGGCGCGGTGGCGACACTGCTCGACGGGCACACCGGCATCCGGCACACCGTCGCGGCCGATCACCTGGCCGGTTGCGACGGCGCGCGGAGCACCGTCCGCAGATGCCTGAGCGTGCCGATGGACGAGACGCTGACCAGCGGGCACTACTACACGATCCAGTTCCGCAGCGAGCACCTGGCGCGCCGGTTCCCCCGGCCGGCCACGCTGATCGCCGACGGGATCGCGCTGACCCGTTGCTCCGGGCCCGGCATGTGGCTCGGCCACCTGCCGCTGGACGACCCGGACGCGGAGACCGCCGACCCGATCGCGCTGCTGCACAGCAAGCTCCCGGACGCCCTGGCCGCCTCGCAGATCCTCGAGGTGACCCAGTGGCCGGACCCGCTCGGGGTGGCCCGCACCTACCGGCGCGGCGCCGCCTACCTGGCCGGGCAGGCGGCGCACACCCTGCACCCGCCGAGCATCACCGTCGACACCTGCCTCGGCGACGCCGCCGACCTGGGTTGGAAGATCGCCGCCACGGTGCACCGCTGGGCCGGTCCGGGCCTGCTGGACAGCTACGAGCGGGACCGCCGGCCGCACGCCGTCCGCGACCGCGGGCTGCTCTCCCGGGAGCTGGCGACGCGGCGGCGGTTCGGCCGGCTGGCGGCGGCCGGCGCGTCCCGGGAACGCCTCGCCGGGGTACTGCGCCGGGACGAGCTGCGGCACGCCGGGGCCGGTACGCCGCCCCGGCTGCCGACCGACTGGCTCGGCCCGCAGTTCACCCTGGTGGACGCGACCGAGTCGGGCAGCGGCCGGGCTCTCGTGGCGACGGCGCGGACCCGCGGCATCCCGATGACCCACCTCGCGGTGGCCGACGCGCCACCGCGCAACCGCTGGCCGGACCGGCTGGTGCTGATCCGGCCGGACCAACTCGTGGCGTGGCAGTCGGCCGGCGAGACGGCCGACTGGGACGGCGTCCTCGATCGGGTGACCGGACGCCCGCCCAGGATCACGTGAACACGTGATGTGTCGCCCGCCCCGCTCCGGACACGCTCAACTGGCGAATGCGCCGACCCGAAAAGGACCGAGAACGATGACGAGGGCAATCGCGGATCTGGACAACACCGTCGTGGGCGGCTGGGTACGCCGGCTGGCCGGCAACGCCTCGCCGCGGCGGAACCACTGGAACACCCGGACCACCTACTACCGGGCCGCCGTGGCGGTCCTGAACGCCGCCCCGCGCACGGCGGTCACCTGGAAGTCGGTCGTCGCGGCGGCCCAGCCGTACGGGTGCCGCAGCACGTTCTACGAGGTGGCCGGCGCGCACGCCCGGCACCGGATGATCGACGACCTGATCGGTGACGGGCGCGCCGACTCGTTGCAGATCGCGCTGCGCTACCTGCGGGTGGACGCCGTGGAGCAGCTGATCGACGAGGCCAAGGTGTGGTCGTTCTGGCTGCACCGGCAGCAGCTGACCCGCCGGCTGACCGCCCAGATGACCACCGGCGAGCTGGAGAACGAGCTGATCGCCGAGGTGACCGCGTGGGCCCGGCGGCGGCCGGCGCTGGCCCGGGCGAACGGTGCCACGCCGCCGGCCTGCGCCGTGGAGGACCTGACCGTGCTGCACGGGCGCCGGCTGTCCGGCACCCAGGCCGCCAACCAGCTCACCGAGGTGGTGCGGGACGCGCTGTGACGGCGGGACGGCTCCGGGCGTACCGGAGAACGGGGTGACCGGGACCGGAAGCGGACCGTGCGGTCAGAGGAGGCCGGCGAAGCGATCGGTGTCGAGCCAGTCGGTGCCGGAGGTGTCGATCGGGAAACCGGCGATCCGCAACCGCTGGGC
This window of the Actinoplanes oblitus genome carries:
- a CDS encoding helix-turn-helix transcriptional regulator → MSGHIVGRAGELAVLRQALDDTKDGRGGCHVVVGPPGIGKSRLLLAAGDHADERDIAVAAREAFRHDLAAPLVTLAGALRACSPPTGDFAWLSGVDDQPAGNYAKILRLRDSLERFAAAQPLLIVIDDAHWMDELSALAVRELVPALASFPIRWLLASRTQPGDTPGGQTLSWLSQRGTAIHLDVLDDEATERLCTERIGARVDNTVLALVAGCGGYPLRIEQLLDALVATKQIMIADGIATVVGEDLPSSFVATVREMVGSLSPDAQRLLRSASVLDRPFDIESAARLMGSTDPAELFGLIDEVTTSGLLVEDQDGLVFRHALVHQAVQNSLGNSQARLLHGKAAVLAREHGRPTAEIAGHLLRSGRVGAGAAVDMLRGTAAGVAATAPATAADLMCQALQAIGEHDPARPAIVADTVGLLAAAGRVTRAHELGTEALRTELDPPTRATVLLGLAEAFQHAGRNAEAARYAEDGLNQSKIAEEVRARLLAIRAHTAFALDDLAVAEASGAEASRIGREHEPGAAVLGLTARSLVAGAEGRLDDALRHASEATELADAAGGPAPHRHPRLWLANALTALDRFDEAEQALRHGRPESDALGAAWAQPLWHYYWAALLTARGRLDDAVAEADAGVTTAEQLTAYRLAVPLLGTLIRLAVLRGDLPQARGLLDRMRQLRATGITAAPEDAAWAEATLLCAEGAGPEAFALMRGFYDTAIDRPTLLVRDPGAVAGLVRLAAAAGERERAEAVVASAARLARRNPLSHAAAGAAEHATGVLGRDPRRLRAAMTEFRLGRRPLALAAACEDAADLSRAAGDRAGARARYDEALALVTSAGAHGVRRRLESGLGVWLGVSAPEPAPGRHGTGLPGLSPAERPVALLVARGMTNIVVARQLNLSPHTVDSHLRKIFMKLDIRSRVELAALVARECPD
- a CDS encoding FAD-dependent monooxygenase gives rise to the protein MISTTVSRTPVLVVGAGPTGAVLALELARHGVPSLVVERASRPPHHPELNLVGGHTLDLLRRLGVAERILAAGLDPDGHDTAVWSRSIGRRPVATAPLPPPDRPGADGPGVLVTGTDLVVRLREAARAHPLVDLREGWIFTDLRPVTGGAVATLLDGHTGIRHTVAADHLAGCDGARSTVRRCLSVPMDETLTSGHYYTIQFRSEHLARRFPRPATLIADGIALTRCSGPGMWLGHLPLDDPDAETADPIALLHSKLPDALAASQILEVTQWPDPLGVARTYRRGAAYLAGQAAHTLHPPSITVDTCLGDAADLGWKIAATVHRWAGPGLLDSYERDRRPHAVRDRGLLSRELATRRRFGRLAAAGASRERLAGVLRRDELRHAGAGTPPRLPTDWLGPQFTLVDATESGSGRALVATARTRGIPMTHLAVADAPPRNRWPDRLVLIRPDQLVAWQSAGETADWDGVLDRVTGRPPRIT
- a CDS encoding macro domain-containing protein gives rise to the protein MTGRGLRRWAIHAFAAFGVVALLLQSYQAVWDRPLWPGHAGTVAAAVAIGSLGYGLVRTRPATAVVRELKRPGCRIEVVPGDLFEQDDAHLVIGFTDTFDTDVTDDRVVQAGSVQGQFLTRVYGGDRERLDADLDKLLAEEPVVTELTRATKPYGKLRRHLVGTVLVLGDPRRHFFAVAYSRMGPNLVAQSSADQLWQSLSRLWAAVHEHGQRRPLAMPVAGATLARVDALDREALLRLILLSFVAASRDHLITTRLRVVLRPDEFAEVNRAELQAFLDAI
- a CDS encoding Crp/Fnr family transcriptional regulator gives rise to the protein MIEWTRHDILGAFVTAAASRRPNPWAPGTFLGSLPAEVALALVAGSVKRQFAAGRALLREGTRDTHVFLLIRGFVKATTAVDGVETLLGIRIPGEVVGEIGALTGEPRTATVTACGPVTAGQVSRAEFEAFLRRRQDASALVVTAMGRQLRWANRRRVDFAAFPAHIRLARLLAEIADVCGRPRPDGSVEIAVPLSQPDLASMIAIAQATVQKALHELRDRGLIATGYRRLIITDLEKLRVAAEL
- a CDS encoding hemerythrin domain-containing protein, with protein sequence MTDTARADVFDVLISDHRDVTALIGEIWQVADPMIRRDLTDTAISELVRHAVAEEMYIYPAMKKYLPEGEKAVEHDIEEHKELEATMKALEDVDVSGAEFETKLRKLETVLADHVQDEESEQFPQLRRLIPRDELAELAGKVETAKKLAPTRPHPGAPNSELFHKLVGPGVGLVDRLRDKLTGRATK